In a genomic window of Nostoc sp. UHCC 0870:
- a CDS encoding DUF1822 family protein, with translation MIKNHEKNNNLRLFLSESIWLEPEHFDSARKLSQQVVDEFKQWQTYLNALASLGFAKWLKENLPEQLIKQNNQIIDNFTHIQLGEFKFCLIVTEHLLDELVNIPEDTIIKPEAAAHLYVVVEVLEEQAELVLRGLLRYDQLVIYRDKMNLKTRDGCYQLPLAEFDPEPNHILFYCRFLDAHKIPLPVLTTVNKEDNLIQFFPQTKTKLSQWLRGIFLDEWQSISALINPDINLALNIRNNAESIKRGKIINLEMQLGNYPVVMLVNIKEEAEEKLRVLIQLHPSGETKFLQPNLKLTLLSKAGKSLCEVISRNQDSYIQLNPFHGEIGKQFSIEVSLDNITIKENFEL, from the coding sequence ATGATTAAGAACCATGAAAAAAACAATAATTTGAGATTATTCTTATCAGAATCAATTTGGTTAGAGCCAGAACATTTTGACTCAGCAAGAAAACTTAGTCAGCAGGTAGTTGATGAATTCAAACAATGGCAAACATATTTAAATGCACTGGCATCATTAGGATTCGCTAAATGGCTCAAAGAAAACCTACCAGAACAACTTATTAAACAAAACAATCAAATTATTGATAATTTTACTCATATTCAATTAGGTGAATTTAAATTTTGTTTAATCGTTACAGAACATCTACTAGATGAATTAGTAAACATACCTGAAGATACTATTATTAAGCCAGAAGCGGCCGCTCATTTATATGTTGTAGTTGAAGTATTAGAAGAGCAAGCAGAATTAGTTCTTCGAGGGCTTTTACGTTACGATCAACTAGTTATTTATAGAGATAAAATGAATTTAAAAACAAGGGATGGTTGTTATCAACTACCCCTAGCAGAATTTGATCCAGAACCAAATCACATTTTATTTTATTGCCGTTTTTTAGATGCTCATAAAATTCCTTTACCTGTGTTAACAACCGTCAACAAGGAAGATAATTTAATACAATTTTTTCCTCAAACTAAAACTAAATTGAGCCAATGGTTACGGGGTATTTTTCTCGATGAATGGCAGTCAATTTCTGCACTGATTAATCCAGATATTAATTTAGCTTTAAATATCAGAAATAATGCTGAGAGCATCAAGCGTGGTAAAATTATTAACTTAGAAATGCAACTTGGGAACTATCCTGTTGTCATGTTGGTCAATATTAAAGAAGAGGCTGAAGAAAAATTACGTGTATTAATCCAGTTGCATCCAAGCGGAGAAACAAAATTTTTACAGCCTAATCTCAAGCTAACTTTACTATCAAAGGCAGGAAAATCGCTGTGTGAAGTTATATCTAGAAATCAAGATAGTTATATTCAACTTAATCCTTTTCATGGAGAAATAGGAAAACAGTTTAGTATTGAGGTCAGCTTAGACAATATTACCATTAAAGAAAATTTTGAATTATAG
- a CDS encoding nSTAND1 domain-containing NTPase, whose translation MSKTVVINLGNGDLYTGFPSVTTQLWSASHHAPEQFLGSLPAAPNLLELYRNWRTNYQALCTRQPMRSALLEEDDQLEIELGAITNVSLLDFDELCKQLRDNINTWLKSVEFLEIERKLRSQLNRNEEIRVILETNDDSLRRLPWHCWDFFRDYPQAELGLSRTEYQRRDATQPLCNRNKVRILAILGNSQGIDLQREAAFLKELENIAEVVQLNQPSRQECNRHLWDSLGWDILFFAGHSQSKGDTGIIYINDNPINNSLTIGELEEALTTAIDRGLKLAIFNSCDGLGLANALGKLHIPQVIVMREPVPNCVAQQFFQNFLEAFAIKRQTLYLAVQQARRQLQGLEDDFPCASWLPVIFQNPSVEPPTWLQLGGISPCPYRGLFAFREEDAHLFFGREEFTADLVKAVKRKRFVAVVGASGSGKSSLVFAGLTPQLRQDPNVQWQIISFRPGKNPFEALATALVSLQQCCPSFSLENILELPEDSTTTRLLELDLAIALQQNHQLLHTILEKVVQQEFGTRLLLIADQFEELYTLCPEPQRQPFLDLLLNAYSFTPAFTIVLTLRADFYSYALSYRRFSDALQGAVQNLGPMNRKELRRVIEEPAKQMQVGLEAGLTNQLIDEIDQQPGHLPLLEFALTQLWSKQQNRLLTHQAYQEIGGVEEALANHAEAVYAQLNEADRQRAQQIFIQLVRLGDDTEATRRLTTREEVRPENWDLVTQLASSRLVVTNRNESTAEETVEIVHEALIRSWGRLEEWLLENGDFLRWREQLRLAIRQWENSGHDQGVLLRGKALIDAQEWQLQRAQELNTNEIRFINQSLELRELEVKQQQRRRKISISLISSLATGLVFSLGLAGFAWLEGQKARISEIKEIGSSGEIFLKLNLELDGLIASIRAGRRIQGTDGTDGIDANTRTQITETLQQAINFVREKNRLAEHDGMLESVSFSPDSKFIATASRDKTVIIRSLDGKKQPVILKENEGEGFNSVAFSPDGTLMATGSWDKTAKIWSRNGKLLHILKGHKEAVLEVAFSPDSQRLATASWDNTVKLWSRDGKLLHTLEGHKNKVNSVTFSPDGKLIATVGWDKTVRLWNLDGKELRTFSGHQDMIWSVSFSPDGKQIATASGDRTVKIWSLDGKEPQTLIGHQNGVNSVQFSPDGKLIATASGDKTVKLWNSKGQELKTLYGHTDAVNSVAFSPDGTSIATGGNDKTAKIWKLNSPNSIIVRGHEDEVFDLVFSPNGKYIATASWDQTAKLWSIVGDKLQELRTFNGHQSRVNKLSFSPDGKYIATTSWDKTAKLWNLDGTLHKTLTGHNDTVWSVNFSPDGKLIATASEDKTVNLWNPDGTLRQTLPRQSSVVNSAVFSPDGKRIATAGWDKTVKIWSIDGGKPITLKGHTSGINNVTFSPDGKLIASATWDNTVKIWNLHGKELRTLQGHKNVVHNVAFSPDGKLIATASGDNTVKIWNINGQELRTLRGYKDAVWSVRFSPDGKTLATGSRYDIVVWHLYLDDLDQLLVRGCDWARDYLQNNPDVNPDEKSLCDRIPAKVVNQSTEVNIARN comes from the coding sequence ATGAGCAAGACAGTTGTCATAAATTTGGGTAATGGTGATTTGTATACTGGATTTCCCAGCGTGACAACTCAACTTTGGTCAGCAAGTCATCATGCGCCAGAACAGTTTCTTGGTAGCTTACCAGCTGCACCAAATTTACTAGAACTCTATAGAAATTGGCGTACCAATTATCAAGCTTTATGTACTCGTCAACCAATGCGTTCTGCATTGTTAGAGGAAGATGACCAACTGGAAATAGAATTAGGCGCGATAACAAACGTGTCTCTACTCGATTTTGATGAATTATGTAAACAGCTACGAGATAATATTAATACTTGGCTTAAGTCAGTAGAATTTCTAGAAATTGAAAGAAAATTGCGATCGCAACTTAACCGCAATGAAGAAATTCGAGTCATTTTAGAAACCAACGATGACAGTTTACGGCGGCTACCCTGGCATTGCTGGGACTTTTTTCGAGATTATCCCCAAGCAGAACTAGGACTTTCCCGGACAGAGTATCAACGAAGAGATGCGACACAACCCCTATGCAACAGAAACAAAGTTAGGATTTTAGCTATTTTGGGCAATAGCCAAGGTATTGACTTGCAAAGAGAAGCCGCTTTTCTGAAAGAACTAGAGAATATTGCCGAAGTTGTGCAGCTAAATCAGCCCTCACGTCAAGAATGCAACAGACACCTTTGGGACTCTTTAGGTTGGGACATCTTATTTTTTGCAGGTCATAGTCAAAGCAAGGGTGACACAGGCATAATTTATATCAATGACAATCCCATAAACAATAGCCTGACAATTGGAGAATTAGAAGAAGCTCTCACCACAGCCATTGATAGAGGTTTAAAGTTAGCTATTTTCAACTCCTGTGATGGACTGGGATTGGCGAATGCTTTGGGAAAACTGCATATTCCCCAAGTGATTGTTATGCGAGAACCAGTGCCAAATTGTGTCGCCCAGCAGTTTTTCCAAAATTTTCTGGAAGCTTTCGCTATCAAGCGTCAAACTTTATATTTAGCAGTACAACAGGCACGCAGACAGTTACAAGGATTAGAAGATGACTTTCCCTGTGCTTCTTGGTTGCCCGTAATTTTTCAAAACCCATCTGTAGAACCACCAACTTGGTTGCAATTGGGAGGGATTTCCCCTTGTCCATATCGTGGTTTATTTGCCTTCCGAGAAGAAGATGCACACTTATTTTTTGGCAGAGAAGAATTCACGGCTGATTTAGTCAAGGCGGTGAAAAGAAAGCGGTTTGTGGCTGTAGTGGGGGCTAGTGGCAGTGGTAAGTCTAGTTTAGTGTTTGCTGGGTTGACTCCCCAGTTACGACAAGATCCGAATGTGCAATGGCAAATCATTTCTTTTCGTCCAGGGAAAAATCCCTTTGAAGCTTTGGCGACTGCATTAGTGAGTTTACAACAGTGTTGTCCCTCTTTTTCCCTAGAAAACATACTAGAGTTACCAGAAGATAGTACCACTACTCGCTTACTAGAATTAGATTTAGCGATCGCCTTACAACAAAACCATCAATTACTACACACCATCCTAGAAAAGGTTGTGCAGCAAGAATTTGGCACTCGTTTACTACTCATAGCAGATCAGTTTGAGGAACTTTACACCCTTTGTCCAGAACCACAACGTCAGCCTTTTTTAGATTTATTACTCAATGCTTATAGTTTCACTCCCGCCTTCACCATCGTTTTAACCCTGCGGGCTGACTTTTACAGTTATGCTCTTTCTTACCGCCGCTTTAGTGATGCCTTGCAAGGAGCAGTGCAGAACCTTGGCCCCATGAATAGAAAGGAATTGCGTCGGGTGATAGAAGAACCTGCTAAACAAATGCAGGTAGGACTAGAAGCAGGATTAACCAATCAATTAATCGACGAGATAGACCAACAGCCAGGACATTTACCCTTACTTGAGTTTGCCCTGACCCAGTTATGGTCAAAACAGCAAAATAGGCTCTTAACTCATCAAGCTTATCAAGAAATTGGTGGTGTAGAAGAAGCCTTGGCTAACCATGCTGAGGCTGTATATGCCCAGCTAAACGAAGCAGATAGGCAAAGGGCGCAACAAATATTTATCCAATTGGTACGTTTAGGAGATGACACAGAAGCTACCCGACGGTTGACAACTCGTGAGGAAGTCAGGCCAGAAAACTGGGATTTAGTCACACAACTGGCTTCTTCACGTCTAGTAGTGACCAACCGTAATGAGTCCACGGCAGAAGAAACAGTAGAAATCGTCCATGAAGCCTTAATTAGAAGCTGGGGACGACTGGAAGAATGGCTACTTGAGAATGGTGACTTTCTGCGCTGGCGAGAACAATTACGGTTAGCAATTCGCCAATGGGAAAATAGCGGACATGATCAAGGGGTGCTATTACGAGGTAAGGCCTTGATAGATGCCCAAGAATGGCAATTGCAACGCGCACAAGAACTCAATACAAATGAAATCAGGTTCATTAATCAGAGTTTGGAACTGAGAGAACTTGAGGTTAAACAGCAGCAGCGCAGACGTAAAATAAGTATCTCATTGATTTCATCCCTAGCCACCGGCTTAGTCTTTAGCCTCGGTCTCGCTGGGTTTGCTTGGTTGGAAGGACAAAAGGCACGGATTAGCGAAATTAAAGAAATTGGGTCATCAGGCGAAATTTTCCTCAAATTAAATCTAGAGTTGGACGGGTTAATTGCCAGTATTAGAGCTGGTAGGCGCATTCAAGGCACTGATGGAACTGATGGAATTGATGCCAACACTCGCACTCAAATTACCGAAACTCTACAACAGGCCATCAACTTCGTCAGAGAAAAAAATCGTTTGGCAGAACATGATGGAATGCTAGAGAGTGTGAGTTTTAGCCCTGACAGTAAATTTATTGCCACCGCCAGCAGAGATAAAACTGTCATAATTCGGAGTCTTGACGGCAAAAAACAGCCAGTCATACTGAAAGAAAATGAAGGAGAGGGTTTCAATAGCGTTGCCTTCAGCCCAGACGGTACACTCATGGCTACCGGCAGTTGGGACAAAACAGCAAAAATCTGGAGTCGAAACGGTAAACTCCTCCACATTCTTAAGGGACATAAAGAAGCAGTTTTGGAAGTCGCCTTTAGCCCTGATAGTCAGCGACTTGCCACTGCTAGTTGGGACAACACAGTTAAACTCTGGAGTCGGGACGGTAAACTCCTGCACACCCTGGAAGGACATAAAAATAAGGTCAACAGCGTCACCTTTAGCCCAGACGGTAAGCTAATTGCCACTGTCGGTTGGGACAAAACCGTGAGACTTTGGAATCTTGACGGTAAGGAATTGCGAACCTTTAGCGGGCATCAAGATATGATTTGGAGTGTCAGCTTTAGCCCAGATGGTAAACAAATTGCTACCGCCAGTGGTGACAGAACTGTCAAAATTTGGAGTTTAGACGGAAAAGAACCACAAACCCTCATAGGTCATCAAAATGGGGTGAACAGCGTTCAATTCAGTCCCGACGGCAAACTGATTGCTACAGCTAGTGGTGACAAAACTGTCAAACTTTGGAACAGTAAAGGTCAAGAACTAAAAACCCTTTACGGACACACTGATGCAGTTAATAGCGTCGCCTTTAGTCCTGATGGCACATCCATCGCTACAGGTGGTAATGACAAAACGGCTAAAATCTGGAAACTCAACAGTCCTAACAGCATTATTGTCAGGGGTCATGAAGATGAGGTCTTCGACCTAGTATTTAGCCCAAATGGTAAGTACATTGCTACGGCTAGTTGGGATCAAACCGCTAAACTCTGGAGTATTGTAGGGGATAAACTTCAAGAACTGCGAACCTTCAACGGGCATCAAAGCAGGGTAAATAAGCTGAGTTTCAGCCCTGATGGTAAGTACATTGCTACGACGAGTTGGGATAAAACCGCCAAACTCTGGAATCTAGACGGTACATTACATAAAACTCTTACAGGACACAACGATACAGTCTGGAGTGTCAATTTCAGCCCAGATGGTAAGTTAATTGCTACGGCTAGTGAAGACAAAACTGTCAATCTCTGGAATCCAGACGGTACATTACGTCAAACTCTCCCACGTCAGAGTAGTGTAGTCAATAGCGCAGTTTTCAGCCCTGACGGTAAGCGAATTGCCACGGCTGGTTGGGACAAAACAGTGAAAATTTGGAGTATTGATGGTGGAAAACCGATAACCTTAAAGGGACATACAAGTGGTATTAACAACGTCACCTTCAGCCCGGATGGTAAGCTGATTGCTAGTGCCACTTGGGATAATACTGTAAAAATCTGGAATCTTCATGGCAAAGAATTGCGAACTCTGCAAGGACATAAAAATGTTGTTCACAATGTTGCCTTCAGCCCAGATGGGAAACTCATTGCCACTGCCAGTGGTGATAATACTGTAAAAATCTGGAACATTAACGGTCAAGAACTGCGTACCCTGCGAGGTTATAAAGATGCAGTTTGGAGTGTGCGGTTTAGTCCTGATGGTAAGACTCTAGCCACTGGTAGCAGATATGATATCGTGGTTTGGCATTTATATCTAGATGATTTAGATCAATTACTAGTGCGTGGTTGTGATTGGGCGCGAGATTATTTGCAGAATAATCCTGATGTGAACCCTGATGAAAAAAGTTTATGCGATCGCATACCTGCGAAAGTTGTCAACCAATCAACTGAAGTAAATATAGCGCGTAATTGA
- a CDS encoding alpha-amylase family glycosyl hydrolase produces MFRLIDSKKVDNTFHEFKNKALRNDLKSVQIGDQVKEIPSPFPSPKDWRDIWIYFIMVDRFNNPSAAPTSAWNGFDGDRNFLGEKGLDFQGGTFEGIRQQLEYLQELGVGAIWLTPPLKNCQYKRTYHGYGIQDFLQIDPRFASNKENPEEELQALIDEAHARGIYVIFDIVLNHVGNVFSYLIDGKKSESPLFIDEPNNPYNIQWHDKEGNPQWMNAPVDEFSNLDSDAIVWPKELCKNEFFRRRGTRGDTEKGGDFSDLRELVTDLPEVRNLLIRIHQYLIAKFDIDGFRIDTLRFIEPEFARIFGNAMHEFALSMGKKNFFSFGEIWAEEHNTEEKIKGFIGRNAAEPGDLLGIDAALDFPLFFQLPHALKGAKAPKAVVDVYERRKESLQSVISSHGDVSKFLVTFLDNHDLKSRFYYSDPANPHRFDDQVTLAITCLFALQGIPCIYYGTEQGLNGAVGDVPFGDLVVRQALWGKPEGGFNRDHSFYKAIAQLSEYRQTHPALRYGRQYFRPISGDRINYAISPYPSGVLAFSRILNETEVVVVANTNTELTQSVYVIVDDNLHSENPSFKILFSNKSRDNSIQPEKVEEHHGVNITEVNGHKNYGPVRVMKVTLQPMEVQILVK; encoded by the coding sequence ATGTTTAGATTAATTGACTCAAAAAAAGTTGACAATACCTTCCATGAGTTTAAAAATAAGGCTCTGAGAAATGACCTGAAAAGTGTCCAAATTGGTGATCAGGTTAAAGAAATTCCTTCGCCTTTTCCATCACCGAAAGATTGGCGCGATATATGGATTTACTTTATCATGGTAGACCGCTTTAATAACCCATCTGCTGCGCCTACCAGTGCTTGGAATGGTTTTGATGGTGATCGTAATTTTTTAGGTGAAAAAGGGTTAGATTTCCAAGGTGGTACATTTGAAGGCATCCGTCAACAATTAGAATACTTACAGGAATTAGGTGTGGGAGCAATTTGGCTAACTCCTCCTTTGAAAAATTGTCAGTATAAACGTACCTACCACGGCTATGGGATTCAAGATTTTTTACAAATTGATCCGCGATTTGCTAGCAACAAAGAGAACCCAGAAGAAGAATTACAAGCACTAATTGATGAGGCTCATGCACGCGGAATTTATGTAATTTTTGATATTGTACTTAACCACGTCGGCAATGTTTTCAGCTATTTGATTGATGGCAAAAAGTCTGAATCACCTCTATTCATTGATGAACCGAATAATCCTTATAATATTCAGTGGCATGACAAAGAGGGAAACCCGCAATGGATGAATGCACCCGTTGACGAATTTTCTAACCTTGACTCTGATGCAATAGTATGGCCTAAAGAACTGTGCAAGAATGAGTTTTTCCGCAGAAGAGGAACTAGAGGGGATACTGAAAAAGGTGGGGATTTTAGCGACTTACGGGAGCTAGTTACTGATCTTCCAGAAGTACGCAATCTCTTAATTCGTATTCATCAATATTTAATTGCCAAGTTCGATATTGACGGATTTCGCATTGATACATTGCGGTTTATTGAGCCAGAGTTCGCCAGAATTTTTGGTAATGCAATGCACGAATTTGCTTTAAGTATGGGTAAGAAAAATTTCTTCTCTTTTGGTGAAATATGGGCTGAAGAACACAATACAGAAGAGAAAATTAAAGGTTTTATTGGTCGCAATGCAGCTGAACCAGGTGATTTGTTAGGTATTGATGCAGCACTTGATTTTCCTTTATTCTTCCAACTTCCCCATGCGTTGAAAGGCGCGAAAGCACCAAAAGCAGTAGTTGATGTGTATGAAAGGCGCAAGGAAAGTCTTCAGAGTGTTATCAGTTCGCATGGAGATGTCAGCAAATTTTTAGTGACATTCCTCGATAACCATGATTTGAAGAGTCGCTTTTACTACAGTGACCCTGCAAATCCTCACAGATTTGATGACCAAGTAACTTTAGCTATTACTTGCTTGTTTGCTTTACAAGGGATACCTTGCATATACTACGGCACAGAACAGGGACTCAATGGTGCTGTTGGGGATGTCCCATTTGGTGATCTCGTAGTCCGTCAAGCTTTATGGGGTAAACCAGAAGGCGGCTTCAATCGTGATCACTCTTTCTATAAAGCAATTGCACAACTATCTGAATACCGCCAGACTCACCCTGCGCTGCGCTATGGTCGGCAGTATTTTCGTCCTATATCTGGCGATCGCATTAATTATGCCATTTCTCCCTACCCGTCTGGTGTGCTGGCGTTCTCTCGCATCTTGAATGAGACAGAAGTGGTTGTGGTAGCAAATACGAACACAGAACTTACTCAGTCTGTTTATGTAATAGTTGATGACAATCTCCATTCTGAAAACCCTAGTTTCAAGATTTTATTTAGCAATAAATCTAGGGATAACAGTATTCAGCCGGAAAAAGTTGAAGAACATCACGGTGTCAATATCACAGAAGTTAATGGTCACAAGAATTATGGGCCAGTACGAGTGATGAAAGTAACTCTCCAACCGATGGAAGTACAAATATTAGTGAAATAG
- a CDS encoding M20 family metallopeptidase gives MVSSFPTPASIDLSRVRLAIRSLQPQLVEWRRRLHQKPELGFQEKLTAEFISNKLQTWGIEHQTGIAKTGILATIKGTKPPSLQSPVLAIRADMDALPIQELNEVPYCSQHDGVMHACGHDGHTAIALGTAYYLQQHRQDFAGTVKIIFQPAEESPGGAKPMIEAGVLKNPDVDAIIGLHLWNNLPLGTVGVRSGALMAAVELFDCKILGKGGHGAIPHQTVDSVVVAAQIVNALQTIVARNVNPIDSAVVTVGALHAGTTHNVIADTATMKGTVRYFNPAFQGFFHQRIEQIIAGICQSHGAKYDLEYGSLYPPVINNTRITELVRSVAEEVIDTPMGIVPECQTMGGEDMSFFLQEVPGCYFFLGSANPEKDLAYPHHHPRFDFDETALGMGVEIFIRCVEKFFS, from the coding sequence ATGGTTTCTAGCTTTCCCACTCCCGCCTCCATAGACCTATCGCGTGTGCGTTTAGCAATTCGTTCATTACAACCACAGTTAGTAGAATGGCGACGGAGACTACATCAAAAACCAGAGTTAGGTTTTCAAGAAAAGCTAACAGCCGAGTTTATCTCCAACAAATTACAAACCTGGGGAATAGAGCATCAAACTGGGATTGCTAAAACCGGTATATTAGCCACCATCAAAGGGACAAAACCCCCCAGTCTCCAATCCCCAGTTTTGGCAATTCGCGCAGATATGGATGCTTTGCCAATTCAAGAACTCAACGAAGTACCCTATTGTTCACAGCATGATGGGGTGATGCACGCCTGCGGACATGATGGACATACTGCGATCGCTCTCGGAACAGCTTATTATTTACAACAGCATCGTCAAGATTTTGCGGGTACGGTAAAAATTATCTTCCAACCTGCCGAAGAAAGTCCAGGGGGCGCAAAGCCAATGATTGAGGCTGGAGTCCTGAAAAACCCTGATGTTGATGCAATTATTGGGTTACACCTCTGGAATAATTTGCCCTTGGGAACTGTAGGAGTTCGCAGTGGGGCGTTGATGGCGGCTGTAGAATTATTTGACTGTAAAATTTTGGGTAAAGGTGGACATGGTGCAATACCCCATCAAACAGTTGATTCTGTGGTAGTGGCTGCCCAAATCGTTAACGCCTTACAAACCATTGTGGCGCGGAATGTCAACCCCATTGATTCCGCCGTGGTGACTGTCGGCGCACTCCACGCGGGGACAACTCACAATGTGATTGCTGATACAGCCACTATGAAAGGAACTGTGAGGTATTTTAACCCTGCTTTCCAAGGCTTTTTTCATCAACGCATTGAGCAAATTATTGCTGGTATTTGTCAAAGTCATGGGGCAAAGTATGATTTAGAATATGGGTCACTTTATCCCCCCGTAATTAATAATACAAGGATTACGGAATTAGTGCGATCGGTTGCAGAGGAAGTTATAGACACACCTATGGGGATAGTCCCTGAATGCCAAACTATGGGCGGCGAGGATATGTCATTTTTCTTACAAGAAGTTCCTGGGTGTTATTTTTTCCTCGGTTCTGCTAATCCAGAAAAAGATTTAGCCTATCCCCATCATCACCCCCGGTTTGATTTTGATGAAACGGCTTTAGGAATGGGTGTAGAGATATTTATACGATGTGTGGAGAAGTTTTTTAGTTGA
- the bioD gene encoding dethiobiotin synthase, giving the protein MLKELLITGTDTEAGKTVLTTILAAYWQKHHPQSRLGIMKPIQSGVGDREWYQNTFKLEQSPEEITPLYFQAPLAPPIAAAKENRPVDLGIVWQALTKLRSQCDFLLIESLGGLGSPVTDELTVADLAGEWRLPTVLVVPVKLGAISHTVANVALARQTRINLKGIVLNCTQPHSDAQIADLTPKDLIQSLTNIPVLGYLPYIDNLTDLDKLAQIASNLDLEKLS; this is encoded by the coding sequence TTGCTAAAAGAACTACTAATTACTGGCACTGATACCGAAGCAGGTAAAACTGTTTTGACTACCATTTTGGCAGCCTACTGGCAAAAACATCATCCTCAAAGTCGCTTGGGGATAATGAAACCAATTCAATCGGGAGTAGGCGATCGCGAATGGTATCAAAATACATTTAAATTAGAACAATCACCAGAAGAAATTACACCCCTATACTTTCAAGCACCTTTAGCACCTCCCATCGCCGCCGCTAAAGAAAATCGTCCAGTGGATTTAGGGATAGTTTGGCAAGCTTTAACCAAATTGCGATCGCAGTGTGATTTTCTGTTAATAGAATCTTTAGGTGGTTTAGGTTCACCAGTTACCGATGAGTTAACAGTAGCCGATTTAGCTGGAGAATGGCGTTTACCAACAGTCTTAGTAGTCCCAGTCAAATTAGGCGCAATCAGCCACACCGTAGCAAATGTAGCCTTAGCCAGACAAACACGGATAAACCTCAAAGGTATTGTGTTGAACTGCACACAACCCCATTCAGACGCTCAAATCGCCGATTTAACACCAAAAGACCTAATTCAATCCCTCACCAACATTCCCGTATTGGGATATCTACCATATATAGACAACCTCACTGACCTAGATAAACTCGCTCAAATCGCCTCAAATCTAGACTTAGAAAAACTATCTTAA